GTAATTGGACTGATTGCGATTGTCGTTACGGGCTTCCGGGCGATTGCGGGTCGTGGTCGGGCTGCCCCGGGGCAATCTGCTGCGGCGCCCGTGCCACCTGTGCCTGTTCCGCCTACGCCGCCGCCTGCTCTGGCACGCGCGCCGCATAGACGCGGGTTCAAGCGGTTGGCGCGGCATCCGTTTGTTATTGCGATGCTGGTGGTAGTGATTGTCCTCGTGGGGACGGTTGCGTTTATACCGTTCTCGGGCGGGCCTACGACCATCGGCGGCATCGAGCTTCAGCCATCGGACTATGACAAGTTCTTCACATATTCGCAGATGGAGGCGATGACGCACTTCGCAAAGTGCGACGCGATGCTGTTCTCCACGCGCCCGGCAGAGGAGCTGATGAATGTGATGGAACGCATGGCTATCGAAGTGGAATTCGGCGGCTCGACGGGCGCTGCCGTCGGCGAATACCTCCGCCGCGTGCGCTCGCCGGAGGAGATTGCGGAGACGATTCGGCTGGCGGGCGAGTTCTATGAGCGGGTGAATTGTTTTTAATCTGTTGGGAGTTGATTTAGTCAGTTTGCCCCGTTCTGCCCTTCCCCCTGAATGGCGGGAAGGGACTATAATAGATTGCACAAAAAAACGAGAAGGAGAAGAGTTAGTTATGGCAATCGACACAGTTTCTATGCTGCGGCACAAGAGCCATGTCGTGGTGGACGGGCCGGATAGAGCGCCCGCTCGCTCGATGCTCCGCGCCGTAGGCTTGCAGGATGACGACTTCAACAAGCCGTTCGTCGCCATCGCGAATCTGGCAAGCGATGTGACGCCCTGCAATGTGCATCTCGACCGCATCGCGCAGAAGGTCAAGCAAGGCTTGTGGGACGCAAACAGCGTTCCCTTCATGTTTGGCACCATCACCATCAGCGACGGCATATCCATGGGCACCGAGGGCATGAAAGCGTCCTTAGTCAGCCGCGAGGTCATCGCCGATTCCATCGAGACCGTTACATTCGGGGAGGGAATGGACGGCCTCATCGTGGTGGCGGCCTGCGACAAGAATATGCCCGGCGCGATGATGGCTATGGCGCGGATGGATGTGCCCGCCATATTCGTGTACGGAGGCGCGATACTGCCCGGTAACTACATGGGACAGGACATCAACATTCAAGATATGTACGAAGCGTGCGGCGCGTTCTCCACAGGCGAGCTTTCGCTGGACGAACTCATCGCTATGGAGCGAGTGGCGTGCCCCGGCGAGGGCGCATGCTCCGGCATGTTCACCGCAAACACGATGTCGTCCGCGATAGAGGCGATGGGCATGTCCATACCCGGCGCGTCTTCCATACCTGCAGTCGATCCGCGCAATGAAAATGTGGCGCACACGGCAGGCGAGTATATGTACAGCATGCTAGAGCGCGGCATAACGCCGCAGAGCATAATGACGCGCGAGGCGTTCGAGAACGCCATCACGGTGGTCATGGCTATGGGAGGCTCGACCAACGCCGTGCTGCACCTGCTCGCCATCGCGCACGAAGCACAGGTCGAGTTGAGCATAGACGACTTCGACGAGATAAGCCGCCGCACGCCGTACATCACCGACCTACGACCCGGCGGCCGCTTCGTCATGTCCGACATGGACAAGTCCGGCGGCGTGCCGGTCGTGATGAGGCAGCTGCTCGACGCCGGCTTGCTGCACGGCGACGCGCTCACCATCACAGGCAAGACCATCGCAGAGAACCTAGACGAACTTGACTTGCCGGAGCCGGATAGCCGCGTGATTCATCCCGTATCCGCGCCTCGCAGCCCGACCGGCGGACTCGCCATCCTGAAGGGCAACCTCGCTCCGGAGGGCGCGGTCATCAAGGTGTCCGGCACGAAGCACACGGCGCACGAAGGGCCGGCGCGCGTGTTCGACGGCGAGCGTCCCGCGTTCGACGCGATTGTGAACGGCGAAATCACCCACGGCGATGTGGTTGTCGTGCGCTACGAAGGTCCGAAGGGCGGACCGGGCATGCAGGAAATGCTCGCCGTAACGGGCGCAATAATGGGTGCCGGATTGGGCGATTCCACGATGCTGCTGACGGATGGGCGCTTCTCCGGCGCGTCTCGCGGACCGTGCATAGGGCATGTCGCGCCGGAAGCGGCTGTGGGCGGTCCCATCGGATTGCTGCGAGACGGCGACATCGTGTCGTTCGACGCAGAGGCGCGCCAACTCAACGTGAATCTCAGCGACGAGGAACTTTCGCAGCGCCGCGCAGAGTGGACAGCGCCGCCACCCAACTACGATCGCGGCGTGCTCGCCAAGTACGCCAAGTTGGTATCTTCGGCTTCGCTGGGCGCGGTAACGACTTAGAAATCCTTATCTCCCTCCCCCCATTGGGGGAGGGTTGGAGCGGGGGATACTCCTATATCCGCATAATCGCTTATGCACAACCCTAAAAAGTCTCTGTTTGATGAGTACGCCAGAGACGCTCTTCTGGGCGGCATGATAGGTATCTTCTTCGGCTCCGCTTCTTGTGTGATCATAGCTCTGGTGGTCGGCAGCTGCGCCTATGTCATATCAGGCGCGAGTCAGGAAACGCAGGCAGCCGCCGTGTTTCCGACTCTGTCAGCCAGCGCGCTTACATGCGTCATAGTAGGCGGCATTCTGGGAGCGCGAGCAGGCCATTATGAAGGCTTGGGACTGTCGTTCACCGTCATCAAGGGGGTGCTGGTTGGTGGTTCCGTAGGAGTGATAGCCACACTTTTCACCAGCATTACAGTATGCGTCATTGTCGGCTCGGTAACCGGGATATTATCCGGCCTCTGGTTCGACCGCTGATCAACCAAGTAGTCCCTTCCCCTTTGATGAGGGAAGGTTAGGATGGAGTGAAATATC
This genomic window from Chloroflexota bacterium contains:
- the ilvD gene encoding dihydroxy-acid dehydratase gives rise to the protein MLRHKSHVVVDGPDRAPARSMLRAVGLQDDDFNKPFVAIANLASDVTPCNVHLDRIAQKVKQGLWDANSVPFMFGTITISDGISMGTEGMKASLVSREVIADSIETVTFGEGMDGLIVVAACDKNMPGAMMAMARMDVPAIFVYGGAILPGNYMGQDINIQDMYEACGAFSTGELSLDELIAMERVACPGEGACSGMFTANTMSSAIEAMGMSIPGASSIPAVDPRNENVAHTAGEYMYSMLERGITPQSIMTREAFENAITVVMAMGGSTNAVLHLLAIAHEAQVELSIDDFDEISRRTPYITDLRPGGRFVMSDMDKSGGVPVVMRQLLDAGLLHGDALTITGKTIAENLDELDLPEPDSRVIHPVSAPRSPTGGLAILKGNLAPEGAVIKVSGTKHTAHEGPARVFDGERPAFDAIVNGEITHGDVVVVRYEGPKGGPGMQEMLAVTGAIMGAGLGDSTMLLTDGRFSGASRGPCIGHVAPEAAVGGPIGLLRDGDIVSFDAEARQLNVNLSDEELSQRRAEWTAPPPNYDRGVLAKYAKLVSSASLGAVTT